A stretch of Acidobacteriota bacterium DNA encodes these proteins:
- a CDS encoding ABC transporter ATP-binding protein codes for MSANALEIRGLKKSYGAFTLGPLDLTVPMGAIYGFVGPNGSGKTTTIDLIFGLGKEDAGTITALGLDHRRDEKAMKLRTGYVGPELTHSSWGRVGRIIAFVKGFYPTWDDQYCQQLMETFGLHPDARVLTLSFGARIKLSLMLALSWRPQLLVLDEPTVGLDAISKRQVFAELLSAVQGEDRAVFISSHGITDLERFADHVGMIRQGQLVFEGPMADILERFRLIDLPAEQAARIEHQPGVLVQQKAGTRWRLLVDQQTFPSAQLAQQGLTPLSDATLSLEDLFVALGQSA; via the coding sequence ATGTCCGCAAACGCGCTTGAGATTCGCGGCCTGAAGAAGTCGTACGGTGCCTTCACCCTCGGCCCTCTGGATCTGACCGTGCCGATGGGCGCCATCTACGGTTTCGTCGGCCCCAACGGCTCGGGCAAGACGACGACGATCGACTTGATATTCGGTTTGGGAAAGGAAGACGCGGGAACCATCACCGCCCTCGGGCTGGACCATCGTCGCGACGAGAAGGCGATGAAATTGCGGACCGGATACGTGGGGCCGGAACTCACGCACTCGTCGTGGGGACGCGTCGGGCGAATCATCGCGTTCGTCAAGGGGTTTTATCCCACATGGGACGACCAGTACTGCCAGCAGCTGATGGAGACGTTCGGACTGCATCCGGACGCCAGAGTGCTGACCCTGTCGTTCGGCGCCCGCATCAAACTGTCGCTGATGCTTGCCCTCTCGTGGCGCCCGCAGTTGCTGGTCCTCGACGAGCCCACGGTGGGACTTGACGCGATCTCGAAGCGACAGGTCTTCGCCGAACTGCTTTCGGCGGTGCAAGGTGAAGATCGCGCGGTCTTCATTTCCTCGCACGGCATCACCGACCTTGAGCGCTTTGCCGACCATGTCGGGATGATTCGTCAAGGACAACTGGTCTTCGAGGGCCCCATGGCGGATATCCTCGAACGGTTCCGCTTGATCGACTTGCCTGCCGAACAGGCGGCGCGCATCGAGCATCAGCCAGGCGTGCTCGTGCAGCAGAAGGCCGGCACGCGGTGGCGTCTGCTGGTGGACCAACAGACGTTCCCCAGCGCACAACTCGCTCAGCAGGGACTAACGCCGCTTTCTGATGCCACTCTGTCTCTCGAGGATCTGTTCGTGGCGCTGGGCCAGTCCGCATGA
- a CDS encoding GntR family transcriptional regulator codes for MVQERTLLIGPLSASAQGPLYLQIVNALKREVSEGRLPGGTPLPSFRGLAADLLVSVITVKRAYEDLEREGIIYRRQGLGTFVSEVAPDRSREVKTARARELFREGAREASEAGLSPRAISQLAQSVLKEHAEEHLASGEPKHVRKRA; via the coding sequence GTGGTTCAGGAACGTACCCTGCTCATCGGACCGCTGTCGGCCTCGGCGCAAGGGCCGTTGTACCTGCAGATCGTCAACGCGCTCAAGCGTGAAGTCAGTGAAGGCCGCCTCCCAGGCGGAACTCCGCTCCCGTCATTCCGCGGCTTGGCTGCAGACCTGCTGGTCAGCGTGATCACGGTCAAACGCGCGTACGAAGATCTCGAACGCGAGGGAATCATCTATCGCCGCCAGGGGCTTGGCACGTTTGTCTCAGAGGTCGCGCCCGATCGCAGCCGCGAGGTGAAAACGGCGCGGGCTCGTGAGCTGTTCCGCGAGGGCGCGCGCGAGGCTTCCGAAGCCGGACTGTCCCCACGCGCGATCAGCCAGCTCGCCCAGTCCGTGCTCAAGGAACACGCCGAGGAACACCTCGCATCAGGAGAGCCGAAACATGTCCGCAAACGCGCTTGA